The following coding sequences lie in one Mercenaria mercenaria strain notata chromosome 5, MADL_Memer_1, whole genome shotgun sequence genomic window:
- the LOC123558191 gene encoding uncharacterized protein LOC123558191: protein MANRAFSSTSCSLKYASVILLVVLILHIIGFSLPRWVTVEFNISVDEKVRTENGYHAGLWQHCGCASVFYSGVCLCFSRTNDPAWFKMVQVAETLGLIGLIISMFLSLALMCYKQNKKYKIINLIIVLISGALLLIGVIVFGIKTKENLKELSNYSDAVEFKGGYGELSYAFVLCTVAGCVCIVVCAPLFLRDVYTNTSETSHDASVHYTAQSPPQGYVQGGQQPVQNVPTHLQAQYGPPPAYAQYYQQDNSGIPYKA from the exons ATGGCGAATAGGGCGTTTTCTTCCACCTCATGCAGCCTCAAATATGCATCTGTGATTTTACTTGTAGTTTTAATTCTACATATAATTGGATTTTCTTTACCTAGATGGGTTACTGTGGAGTTTAACATATCTGTAGATGAGAAAGTAAGAACAGAGAATGGCTATCATGCCGGTCTCTGGCAACACTGTGGCTGTGCTAGTGTGTTCTACTCTGGCGTATGTCTGTGTTTCTCAAGAACAAATGATCCAG cATGGTTCAAGATGGTGCAAGTTGCTGAAACCCTCGGACTTATTGGTTTAATCATCTCTATGTTTTTGTCTCTGGCTCTGATGTGCTACAAACAGAACAAGAAGTATAAAATCATCAACCTGATCATTGTGCTCATCTCAG GTGCACTGCTGTTGATTGGAGTTATCGTGTTTGGAATTaaaacaaaggaaaatcttaaagaATTGAGCAATTATTCGGACGCAGTCGAATTCAAAGGAGGTTATGGGGAGCTTAGTTATGCTTTTGTTCTCTGTACCGTTGCTGGATGCGTTTGCATAGTCGTGTGTGCGCCTCTCTTCCTGCGAGACGTTTACACTAACACTTCAGAAACCTCTCATGATGCTTCTGTACATTACACAGCTCAGTCCCCTCCGCAAGGTTATGTGCAAGGCGGTCAGCAACCAGTTCAAAATGTACCTACACACCTACAAGCGCAGTACGGGCCTCCGCCAGCATATGCACAATATTATCAGCAGGATAATAGTGGAATACCGTACAAGGCGTAG